A window of Streptomyces marispadix contains these coding sequences:
- a CDS encoding sulfotransferase, whose protein sequence is MDTTPDTTPDASAGRGRASGTLTFVVGTGRCGSTALSRVLRLHPDVLSVSELIASVEPGALPEQPLTGKEFWRLLATPRPFADRMVREGTPLPEHLYPGVRGGRFSAADGGIPALCLTTLPHLTDEPDALFDALEPVLAGRELAPAADHYLALFDELARMSGGRRAVVERSGFSLTAVPRLRAAFPEARFVHLHRYGPDCALSMSRHAGFRLLRMAAQAEDGSPEQDLAAALGELTADDSFDLRGVLERPVPVERFGELWSGMITEGLQQLAEVPPSLRASLSYDELLDAPEPRLTALARHIGVEPHPGWLREASALLDGDRRGAARALPPEELARLRESCAPGMRALGQDPA, encoded by the coding sequence ATGGACACCACGCCGGACACCACGCCGGATGCTTCGGCCGGGCGGGGGCGGGCCTCCGGGACGCTGACCTTCGTCGTCGGCACCGGACGCTGTGGCTCGACCGCGCTGTCACGCGTGCTACGACTCCACCCCGATGTGCTCAGCGTGAGCGAGCTGATCGCCTCCGTCGAACCGGGCGCACTGCCCGAACAGCCCCTGACCGGCAAGGAGTTCTGGCGGCTGCTCGCCACTCCCAGGCCCTTCGCCGACCGCATGGTGCGCGAGGGGACGCCGCTGCCGGAGCATCTGTACCCGGGCGTGCGGGGAGGCCGGTTCTCGGCGGCCGACGGCGGCATCCCAGCGCTCTGCCTGACCACCCTGCCGCATCTCACCGACGAGCCGGACGCCCTCTTCGACGCGCTGGAGCCGGTGCTGGCGGGACGTGAACTCGCTCCCGCCGCGGACCATTACCTGGCGCTCTTCGACGAACTGGCACGCATGAGCGGCGGCAGGCGGGCCGTCGTCGAGCGGTCGGGCTTCTCGCTCACGGCCGTGCCGAGGCTGCGGGCCGCCTTCCCCGAGGCCCGCTTCGTCCATCTGCACCGCTACGGCCCCGACTGTGCGCTCTCCATGAGCAGGCACGCGGGATTCCGGCTGCTTCGCATGGCCGCGCAAGCCGAGGACGGCAGCCCCGAACAGGATCTCGCCGCCGCCCTGGGCGAGTTGACGGCGGACGACTCGTTCGACCTGCGTGGCGTGCTGGAGCGGCCCGTACCCGTGGAACGGTTCGGCGAGCTGTGGAGCGGCATGATCACCGAGGGTCTTCAGCAGCTCGCGGAGGTGCCGCCTTCGCTGCGTGCCTCGCTCTCGTACGACGAACTGCTCGACGCGCCGGAGCCCCGACTGACCGCGCTCGCCCGGCACATCGGCGTCGAGCCGCACCCCGGCTGGCTGCGGGAGGCGAGTGCGCTGCTCGACGGAGACCGCCGGGGCGCGGCGCGGGCGCTGCCGCCGGAGGAGCTGGCGCGGCTGCGTGAGAGCTGCGCGCCCGGGATGCGGGCGCTCGGCCAGGACCCGGCCTGA
- a CDS encoding exodeoxyribonuclease III, which translates to MPKVTTINVNGLRAAAGKGYREWLAATDADVVCLQEVRAEPHQLPDDVRAPEGWHTVFAPSAVKGRAGVAVLTRREPDRVQVGFGAEEFEDSGRYAEVDLPGMTVASLYLPSGDVGTERQAQKERFMAAFLPYLRELRERAAAEGREVLVCGDWNIAHQEADLKNWRANRRNAGFLPEEREWLSRVFDPADGGYRDVVRELHPDVAGPYSWWSYRGRAFDNDSGWRIDYVVATHGLAERAVKAEVERALSHDARWSDHAPVSVDFVL; encoded by the coding sequence ATGCCGAAGGTGACGACGATCAACGTGAACGGGCTGCGGGCCGCGGCCGGCAAGGGCTACCGGGAGTGGCTGGCGGCCACCGACGCGGACGTGGTCTGCCTCCAGGAGGTGCGCGCCGAGCCGCATCAGCTTCCCGACGACGTGCGCGCCCCCGAGGGGTGGCACACGGTGTTCGCGCCCTCGGCGGTCAAGGGCCGTGCCGGTGTCGCCGTGCTCACCCGGCGGGAACCGGACCGCGTGCAAGTCGGCTTCGGCGCCGAGGAGTTCGAGGACTCCGGGCGCTATGCCGAGGTGGATCTGCCGGGCATGACCGTCGCCAGTCTCTATCTCCCGTCGGGGGACGTCGGCACCGAGCGGCAGGCGCAGAAGGAACGCTTCATGGCCGCCTTCCTTCCCTATCTGCGCGAGCTGCGCGAACGGGCCGCCGCGGAGGGGCGCGAGGTGCTGGTGTGCGGTGACTGGAACATCGCGCATCAGGAGGCGGATCTGAAGAACTGGCGCGCCAATCGCCGCAACGCCGGTTTCCTGCCCGAGGAACGCGAGTGGCTGTCCCGCGTGTTCGACCCCGCGGACGGCGGATATCGCGATGTCGTAAGGGAGTTGCACCCGGATGTCGCGGGCCCGTACTCGTGGTGGTCGTATCGCGGGCGTGCCTTCGACAACGACTCGGGATGGCGCATCGACTACGTGGTGGCGACGCACGGCCTGGCCGAACGTGCCGTCAAGGCCGAGGTGGAGCGGGCCCTCTCCCACGACGCGCGCTGGAGCGATCACGCGCCGGTGAGCGTGGACTTCGTGCTGTGA
- a CDS encoding GNAT family N-acetyltransferase, with protein sequence MRIVRVPYDHPEARKLDDAVQQEYAERYGDEGDITPLDPAMFEPPRGLYLMAYDDEDRPVATGGWRAQDRNDEGYSDGDAEIKRMYVVREARGRGLARRILAALEDDARASGRVRMVLETGTAQPEAIALYVSSGYEPAEKFGLYRFESASRCYAKPL encoded by the coding sequence ATGCGAATCGTCCGTGTGCCCTACGACCACCCAGAAGCGAGGAAGCTCGACGACGCCGTGCAGCAGGAGTACGCGGAGCGTTACGGCGACGAGGGCGACATCACGCCGCTCGACCCCGCCATGTTCGAGCCGCCGCGCGGCCTGTATCTGATGGCGTACGACGACGAGGACCGCCCGGTGGCGACGGGCGGCTGGCGCGCACAGGACCGCAACGACGAGGGCTACTCGGACGGCGACGCCGAGATCAAGCGGATGTATGTGGTGCGCGAGGCGCGCGGCCGCGGGCTCGCCCGGCGCATTCTCGCCGCGCTGGAGGACGACGCCCGCGCGTCGGGCCGCGTACGGATGGTGCTGGAGACGGGCACGGCGCAGCCCGAGGCGATCGCGCTGTATGTCTCGTCGGGCTATGAGCCGGCGGAGAAGTTCGGTCTCTACCGTTTCGAGTCGGCGAGTCGCTGCTACGCGAAGCCGCTCTGA
- a CDS encoding acyltransferase domain-containing protein — protein MSIAFLFPGRGSQRPGMLHRLPDTAASATVLAEADWALRRLASRTGGGAGNGAKRGDGDGGDYADGIAELDSAEALERSPVACHVALLIAGVAGARALMEDEEVRPSYVAGHGAGGYAAAVLADVLTFEEALRAVRLRGELMHAAESGDGPESDVAIRLAQHLATVKRRPQRVRYVGGVQGRSLFGDTNAVFDDLAWSAARPVRWTEVTAVLAEEKVDCCVELPPGRALTGELAAARLPGMQAVSVEEHGIAEAAELARAAAGIVGGPSSRAIADDEEDMPPGFGPVTGPVTGQGPTAGPGTGVGPTPGSAPGHLPGPGHLPGPGPGPGPGPGPESGPGPGTGQSGFA, from the coding sequence ATGAGCATCGCGTTCCTCTTCCCCGGCCGGGGTTCGCAGCGTCCCGGCATGCTGCACAGGCTGCCCGACACCGCGGCGTCCGCGACCGTACTCGCCGAGGCGGACTGGGCGTTGCGGCGCCTCGCGTCCCGTACGGGCGGGGGCGCGGGGAACGGCGCGAAGCGCGGCGACGGTGACGGCGGCGACTACGCGGACGGCATCGCCGAGCTGGACTCCGCGGAGGCGCTGGAGCGTTCGCCGGTGGCGTGCCATGTGGCGCTGCTGATCGCTGGCGTCGCGGGTGCGCGTGCGCTGATGGAGGACGAGGAGGTACGGCCCTCCTACGTGGCGGGGCACGGCGCCGGAGGCTATGCGGCGGCGGTGCTCGCGGACGTGCTCACCTTCGAGGAGGCGCTTCGTGCCGTACGGCTGCGGGGCGAGCTGATGCACGCCGCCGAGAGCGGCGACGGTCCGGAGAGCGATGTCGCGATCCGGCTCGCGCAGCACCTGGCGACGGTCAAGAGGCGCCCGCAGAGGGTGCGTTACGTCGGGGGAGTGCAGGGGCGGTCGCTGTTCGGGGACACCAACGCCGTCTTCGACGACCTCGCTTGGTCGGCCGCACGGCCGGTGCGCTGGACGGAGGTGACCGCGGTGCTGGCGGAGGAGAAGGTGGACTGCTGTGTGGAACTGCCGCCGGGGCGTGCGCTGACGGGGGAGCTGGCCGCCGCCCGGCTGCCGGGAATGCAGGCGGTGTCGGTGGAGGAGCACGGCATCGCGGAGGCGGCGGAACTGGCCCGTGCTGCGGCGGGCATCGTCGGGGGCCCGTCCTCTCGCGCGATCGCGGACGACGAGGAGGACATGCCGCCGGGCTTCGGTCCGGTGACCGGTCCGGTCACGGGCCAGGGCCCGACTGCCGGTCCTGGCACCGGAGTCGGTCCCACCCCCGGCTCTGCCCCAGGCCATCTTCCAGGCCCAGGCCATCTTCCAGGCCCAGGTCCAGGTCCAGGTCCGGGTCCGGGACCGGAATCCGGGCCGGGTCCCGGCACCGGTCAGAGCGGCTTCGCGTAG